Proteins from one Vespa crabro chromosome 11, iyVesCrab1.2, whole genome shotgun sequence genomic window:
- the LOC124428168 gene encoding coiled-coil domain-containing protein 40 isoform X2: MKRFQSALKEHLLRLTNKLSEEILDLEAALKSTKKKHEEESLQLYYVQQEISQQQNTIEKYQNTLMKLTSLREEKDQKISDIKELHKKAQKKMLEEKEKEDKLSHDLQKMTALQNQFADWEKEIKKCLIISKKTCQKDAILQQELINEKQRKDCILFKLREEVWRLEEEITNLNEQIQLKLKEKVATSQLVADANADLEALHREHTNLCNAWNTVVLNISKRDKIYDQLTEEREKMHHSFNTLQTEIEKLKKETLKESENNENLTSLQSRIEDDIAIVSRTVTTGNARINNLEFELIKITKFGEQTLNEYNFAHAEYQNYLNKEEQIDKELARLMNWKIEQENLIFEKLKEKVTHDKAARYLNKLLMNTKKIIQEQELLVVQVENSHGKNLLEIAKLNTSIENEKIEYQELLQRNNEKEKDISKLQKEIKKFDAVIEGKQMKIITLNKMIDQILESKDGEEINPQDLKILTLEKNIQETEQNNQKAQQFWLRQQRYMVTLSQQRDEQLQQLNILNKEVMIMEQKNMKIQYQLDKFKKEDANMDKTINLLHQKLLQLNANLSAQKELREELEDKNCIKKNEYLTSLENAEFDLVKLQSDLQVLINEKAVLNEELITAQRESLSWEKKVQIMEETRKEIKSEHSSGGDIALMKSEIHKMEMRLSHLKRAQEKLINDMEFCVGRRDVILNKVMSKLKRNPKEQQNQKIVFSKRIKDQKLQIKQILKDIKQTEFNILQSEEKMKQMLKELDEKRQALKEIEDIIPDINQEIMKMDMLKSYKLKSLVFKQRKVKLLQDVKSGRYKMLFKNEALLNDELQNERILHSYLVHVMEQTKQDFPLLKNSIHKIMLTLQIL, translated from the exons ATGAAAAGATTTCAAAGTGCATTAAAAGAACATCTTCTTCGTCTAACTAATAAGCTTTCAGAAGAAATACTTGATctt gaAGCAGCCTTAAAGTCTACTAAAAAGAAACATGAAGAAGAAAGTCTACAGCTCTATTATGTACAACAAGAAATTTCACAACAGCAAAatacaattgaaaaatatcaaaatacgTTGATGAAACTTACATCTttacgagaagaaaaagatcaaaaaattAGTGACATAAAAGAATTACATAAAAAAGCACAGAAGAAGATGctagaggaaaaagaaaaagaagataaacttTCACATGACTTACAAAAAATGACAGCTTTACAAAATCAATTTGCTGattgggaaaaagaaataaaaaaatgtttaataatttctaaaaaaacaTGTCAAAAAGATGCAATTCTTCAGCAGgaattaattaatgagaagCAGAGAAAAGACTgcattttatttaaacttcGAGAAGAAGTATGGAGattggaagaagaaataaccAATTTAAATGAACAAATACAACTTAAacttaaagaaaaagtagcAACAAGTCAATTGGTTGCAGATGCAAATGCAGATTTAGAAGCTTTACATAGGGAACATACAAATTTATGTAATGCATGGAATACTgttgtattaaatattagtaaacgtgataaaatatatgatcaaTTAACAGAAGAGCGTGA aaaaatgcatcattcttttaatacattgcaaacagaaatagaaaaactaaagaaagaaacactTAAAGAatcagaaaataatgaaaatttaacatCATTGCAATCAAGAATAGAGGATGATATAGCAATTGTCTCAAGAACGGTTACAACTGGGAATGCAAGGATTAATAATCTTGAATttgaattgataaaaattactaAATTTGGAGAACAAACATTAAACGAGTATAATTTTGCACATGCT gaatatcaaaattatttaaataaagagGAACAAATTGACAAAGAACTAGCAAGATTAATGAATTGGAAAATAGAGCAAGAGAatcttatttttgaaaaattaaaagaaaaagttacaCATGATAAAGCAGCACGTTATCTAAACAAGCTCTTAATGAATACAAAGAAGATAATACAAGAACAAGAACTATTAGTGGTTCAAGTAGAAAATTCACATGGAAAGAATTTATTAGAGATAGCAAAATTAAACACTtctatagaaaatgaaaaaatagaatatcaaGAACTTTtgcaaagaaataatgaaaaagaaaaagatataagcaAATTacagaaggaaataaaaaaatttgacgCTGTAATTGAAGggaaacaaatgaaaattattactttaaacAAAATGATTGATCAG ATTCTAGAAAGTAAAGATGGTGAAGAAATCAATCCACAAGACTTAAAAATACTCActttagaaaagaatattCAAGAAACCGaacaaaataatcaaaaagcACAACAATTTTGGCTACGTCAGCAAAGATATATGGTTACATTGAGCCAGCAAAGAGATGAACAACTTCAGCagcttaatattcttaataaggAGGTTATGATAATGGAgcagaaaaatatgaagataCAATATCAGTTAGACAAATTTAAGAAGGAAGATGCAAATATGGATAAGACAATAAATTTGTTGCATCAGAAACTATTGCAATTAAATGCAAATCTTTCTGCTCAAAAGGAGCTTAGAGAAGAATTGgaagataaaaattgtatcaaaaaaaatgaatatttgacATCATTGGAGAATGCAGAGTTTGATCTTGTAAAATTACAAAGTGATTtacaagtattaataaatgagAAAGCAGTTTTAAACGAAGAATTAATTACAGCACAGAGAGAAAGTTTGTCTtgggagaaaaaa gttcaGATTatggaagaaacaagaaaagaaataaaaagtgaacACAGTAGTGGTGGTGATATAGCATTAATGAAGAGTGAAATTCATAAAATGGAAATGCGTCTTTCACATTTGAAAAGAGCTCAAGAAaagttaattaatgatatgGAATTTTGTGTAGGGAGGAGAGATGTTATTTTGAATAAAGTTATGAGCAAGTTAAAAAGGAATCCTAAGGAGCAACAAAATCAGAAAATAGTGTTCTCCAAACGTATTAAAGATCAGAAATTACAAatcaaacaaattttaaaG GATATAAAACAAACAGAATTTAACATATTACAAtcggaagaaaaaatgaaacaaatgtTAAAAGAATTAGACGAAAAAAGACAAGCATTAAAGGAGATTGAAGATATTATTCCTGACATAAATCAAGAAATCATGAAAATGGACATGCTTAAAAGTTAT aaattgaAGTCATTAGTGTTTAAACAACGAAAAGTAAAATTGCTTCAAGATGTTAAATCCGGTCGTTACAAAAtgctttttaaaaatgaagcGTTACTGAACGATGAGTTGCAAAACGAACGAATTCTTCATAGCTACTTGGTGCATGTGATGGAGCAAACAAAGCAAGATTTTCCACTTCTGAAAAATagtatacataaaataatgttgacattacagatattataa
- the LOC124428168 gene encoding coiled-coil domain-containing protein 40 isoform X1: MSDAQVENLSLKYDSSAPNSTQDSNKLSKSFWLGKASVQIPNVLDPDDALMKRFQSALKEHLLRLTNKLSEEILDLEAALKSTKKKHEEESLQLYYVQQEISQQQNTIEKYQNTLMKLTSLREEKDQKISDIKELHKKAQKKMLEEKEKEDKLSHDLQKMTALQNQFADWEKEIKKCLIISKKTCQKDAILQQELINEKQRKDCILFKLREEVWRLEEEITNLNEQIQLKLKEKVATSQLVADANADLEALHREHTNLCNAWNTVVLNISKRDKIYDQLTEEREKMHHSFNTLQTEIEKLKKETLKESENNENLTSLQSRIEDDIAIVSRTVTTGNARINNLEFELIKITKFGEQTLNEYNFAHAEYQNYLNKEEQIDKELARLMNWKIEQENLIFEKLKEKVTHDKAARYLNKLLMNTKKIIQEQELLVVQVENSHGKNLLEIAKLNTSIENEKIEYQELLQRNNEKEKDISKLQKEIKKFDAVIEGKQMKIITLNKMIDQILESKDGEEINPQDLKILTLEKNIQETEQNNQKAQQFWLRQQRYMVTLSQQRDEQLQQLNILNKEVMIMEQKNMKIQYQLDKFKKEDANMDKTINLLHQKLLQLNANLSAQKELREELEDKNCIKKNEYLTSLENAEFDLVKLQSDLQVLINEKAVLNEELITAQRESLSWEKKVQIMEETRKEIKSEHSSGGDIALMKSEIHKMEMRLSHLKRAQEKLINDMEFCVGRRDVILNKVMSKLKRNPKEQQNQKIVFSKRIKDQKLQIKQILKDIKQTEFNILQSEEKMKQMLKELDEKRQALKEIEDIIPDINQEIMKMDMLKSYKLKSLVFKQRKVKLLQDVKSGRYKMLFKNEALLNDELQNERILHSYLVHVMEQTKQDFPLLKNSIHKIMLTLQIL; encoded by the exons ATGTCTGATGCACAAGTAGAAAATCTATCTCTTAAATATGATTCATCTGCACCTAATTCAACGCAGGATTCAAACAAACTATCCAAGTCATTTTGGTTAGGCAAAGCCTCTGTACAGATTCCAAATGTTTTAGATCCAGATGATGCATTGATGAAAAGATTTCAAAGTGCATTAAAAGAACATCTTCTTCGTCTAACTAATAAGCTTTCAGAAGAAATACTTGATctt gaAGCAGCCTTAAAGTCTACTAAAAAGAAACATGAAGAAGAAAGTCTACAGCTCTATTATGTACAACAAGAAATTTCACAACAGCAAAatacaattgaaaaatatcaaaatacgTTGATGAAACTTACATCTttacgagaagaaaaagatcaaaaaattAGTGACATAAAAGAATTACATAAAAAAGCACAGAAGAAGATGctagaggaaaaagaaaaagaagataaacttTCACATGACTTACAAAAAATGACAGCTTTACAAAATCAATTTGCTGattgggaaaaagaaataaaaaaatgtttaataatttctaaaaaaacaTGTCAAAAAGATGCAATTCTTCAGCAGgaattaattaatgagaagCAGAGAAAAGACTgcattttatttaaacttcGAGAAGAAGTATGGAGattggaagaagaaataaccAATTTAAATGAACAAATACAACTTAAacttaaagaaaaagtagcAACAAGTCAATTGGTTGCAGATGCAAATGCAGATTTAGAAGCTTTACATAGGGAACATACAAATTTATGTAATGCATGGAATACTgttgtattaaatattagtaaacgtgataaaatatatgatcaaTTAACAGAAGAGCGTGA aaaaatgcatcattcttttaatacattgcaaacagaaatagaaaaactaaagaaagaaacactTAAAGAatcagaaaataatgaaaatttaacatCATTGCAATCAAGAATAGAGGATGATATAGCAATTGTCTCAAGAACGGTTACAACTGGGAATGCAAGGATTAATAATCTTGAATttgaattgataaaaattactaAATTTGGAGAACAAACATTAAACGAGTATAATTTTGCACATGCT gaatatcaaaattatttaaataaagagGAACAAATTGACAAAGAACTAGCAAGATTAATGAATTGGAAAATAGAGCAAGAGAatcttatttttgaaaaattaaaagaaaaagttacaCATGATAAAGCAGCACGTTATCTAAACAAGCTCTTAATGAATACAAAGAAGATAATACAAGAACAAGAACTATTAGTGGTTCAAGTAGAAAATTCACATGGAAAGAATTTATTAGAGATAGCAAAATTAAACACTtctatagaaaatgaaaaaatagaatatcaaGAACTTTtgcaaagaaataatgaaaaagaaaaagatataagcaAATTacagaaggaaataaaaaaatttgacgCTGTAATTGAAGggaaacaaatgaaaattattactttaaacAAAATGATTGATCAG ATTCTAGAAAGTAAAGATGGTGAAGAAATCAATCCACAAGACTTAAAAATACTCActttagaaaagaatattCAAGAAACCGaacaaaataatcaaaaagcACAACAATTTTGGCTACGTCAGCAAAGATATATGGTTACATTGAGCCAGCAAAGAGATGAACAACTTCAGCagcttaatattcttaataaggAGGTTATGATAATGGAgcagaaaaatatgaagataCAATATCAGTTAGACAAATTTAAGAAGGAAGATGCAAATATGGATAAGACAATAAATTTGTTGCATCAGAAACTATTGCAATTAAATGCAAATCTTTCTGCTCAAAAGGAGCTTAGAGAAGAATTGgaagataaaaattgtatcaaaaaaaatgaatatttgacATCATTGGAGAATGCAGAGTTTGATCTTGTAAAATTACAAAGTGATTtacaagtattaataaatgagAAAGCAGTTTTAAACGAAGAATTAATTACAGCACAGAGAGAAAGTTTGTCTtgggagaaaaaa gttcaGATTatggaagaaacaagaaaagaaataaaaagtgaacACAGTAGTGGTGGTGATATAGCATTAATGAAGAGTGAAATTCATAAAATGGAAATGCGTCTTTCACATTTGAAAAGAGCTCAAGAAaagttaattaatgatatgGAATTTTGTGTAGGGAGGAGAGATGTTATTTTGAATAAAGTTATGAGCAAGTTAAAAAGGAATCCTAAGGAGCAACAAAATCAGAAAATAGTGTTCTCCAAACGTATTAAAGATCAGAAATTACAAatcaaacaaattttaaaG GATATAAAACAAACAGAATTTAACATATTACAAtcggaagaaaaaatgaaacaaatgtTAAAAGAATTAGACGAAAAAAGACAAGCATTAAAGGAGATTGAAGATATTATTCCTGACATAAATCAAGAAATCATGAAAATGGACATGCTTAAAAGTTAT aaattgaAGTCATTAGTGTTTAAACAACGAAAAGTAAAATTGCTTCAAGATGTTAAATCCGGTCGTTACAAAAtgctttttaaaaatgaagcGTTACTGAACGATGAGTTGCAAAACGAACGAATTCTTCATAGCTACTTGGTGCATGTGATGGAGCAAACAAAGCAAGATTTTCCACTTCTGAAAAATagtatacataaaataatgttgacattacagatattataa
- the LOC124427954 gene encoding iron-sulfur cluster assembly 1 homolog, mitochondrial, which yields MASSMMAAATVRAVKGRKILSTRAALTLTPNAVKKIKEILENKSEYIGLKVGVKQRGCNGLSYTLDYVKEKSQLDEEVVQDGVRIIIDKKAQLSLLGTEMDYIENKLSSEFVFNNPNIKGTCGCGESFSV from the exons ATGGCGTCATCCATGATGGCTGCCGCCACTGTTCGAGCTgtcaaaggaagaaaaattctttctacGCGAGCAGCACTTACATTA acaCCTAATGCTgttaaaaagattaaagaaattttggaaaataaatcagaatat attgGTCTCAAAGTCGGTGTAAAACAACGAGGCTGCAATGGATTAAGTTATACATTAGAttatgtgaaagaaaaaagtcagcTAGATGAAGAAGTTGTACAAGATGGAGTtcgtataataatagataagaaGGCTCAATTATCGCTTCTCGGAACAGAAATGGATTATATTGAGAACAAATTAAGTTCTGAGTTTGTGTTTAACAATCCAAATATCAAAGGGACATGTGGGTGCGGAGAAAGTTTTTCTGTATAg